In Anaerolineae bacterium, the following are encoded in one genomic region:
- the radC gene encoding DNA repair protein RadC, with protein MGNKVEYHPTIKELPASERPRERLKLYGASSLSTAELLAIILRTGVEGESVLALATRLLARYGGLTGLAEADFSDLCAEKGVGEAKAAQLKAAFELGKRLLVASPQERPVIRSPYDAANLLLLEMGFLPKEHLRTILLDTKNRVISIPTICVGALNMASARIGEIFREAIKADASAIILVHNHPSGDPSPSPEDIALTRQVVQAGKLLDIEVLDHIIIGKQRFISLKEKNLGFEAF; from the coding sequence ATGGGCAATAAAGTTGAGTATCACCCTACTATAAAGGAACTTCCAGCTTCGGAAAGGCCCCGGGAAAGGCTGAAGCTTTACGGGGCTTCTTCCCTTTCTACTGCTGAGCTTCTGGCTATAATTTTGAGGACTGGAGTGGAAGGCGAGAGCGTTCTGGCACTGGCTACTCGCCTTCTGGCCCGATATGGAGGTCTCACAGGTTTGGCTGAAGCCGATTTTTCCGACCTTTGCGCTGAGAAAGGGGTAGGGGAGGCTAAAGCTGCACAGCTTAAAGCTGCCTTTGAGCTTGGCAAAAGGCTTTTGGTGGCTTCGCCTCAGGAAAGACCTGTAATTCGTTCTCCTTACGATGCAGCTAACCTCCTTCTTCTGGAGATGGGCTTTCTCCCCAAGGAGCATCTGAGGACGATCCTTCTTGACACTAAGAACAGGGTCATAAGCATACCCACCATATGTGTGGGCGCTCTCAATATGGCTTCGGCGAGGATTGGGGAGATTTTCAGAGAAGCTATAAAGGCTGATGCTTCGGCTATAATTCTTGTGCACAATCATCCTTCGGGAGACCCTTCTCCCTCTCCTGAAGATATTGCCCTCACCCGTCAGGTGGTTCAGGCTGGTAAGCTTTTAGATATTGAAGTCCTGGACCATATTATCATAGGCAAGCAGAGGTTCATAAGTTTGAAGGAAAAGAATTTAGGGTTTGAAGCCTTTTAA
- the mrdA gene encoding penicillin-binding protein 2, with protein MNGSRSRLLVFQIGAILVLITFVFRLWHLQILKGDYYKVLSEKNRLRLVQTEALRGIIYDRWGRPLVRNTPSYTVSITPAYLPEEEGERRQVLRRLSELLFSSGKSAALASPVRASPDLEALVKEGMKNPYKPIVVKKNVDRETAFFLQQEHLSFPGVQVEVEPIREYISSTLFSHIIGYTGLIPKEWEASYREKGYDLSRDKVGLTGIEFVYEDYLKGEKGQKLVEVDASGREIRTIGYERAPIPGYSLYLTIDWDLQAMVKEALEEGMKKAQSPVGVAIVMDPRNGQILAMVSLPSYDNNLFARGISYEDYSKLEKDPNHPLVNHAIIGQYPTGSTFKIVPATAALEEGVITEKSYLNCEGILWVPNQYFPDDPTLAQPFYCWIHRYGKGHGPINVIDALVHSCDIFFYKVAGGFKDFRGLGLDRLVYWARLFGFGEKTGIDLPGESKGLVPTADWKRLNYGEVWVLGDTYNMAIGQGFFLATPLQILNATAAIANGGTLYRPKLLYKMVDHEGNVVEEFKPEIIRTLPASEKTIALVRRGLRETVIRGTAWRTNWPDIPVAGKTGTAEFYGPRGPKGDLPTHAWFTGFAPYENPKIALVVFLQGGGGGSENAVPIAAKIIRYYFDYLDWERQP; from the coding sequence GTGAACGGAAGCAGGAGCCGATTGTTGGTTTTCCAGATAGGGGCTATTTTAGTTCTTATCACTTTTGTCTTCCGTCTCTGGCACCTTCAGATTTTGAAAGGCGATTACTACAAAGTTCTCTCGGAGAAAAATCGCCTCCGACTGGTTCAGACTGAAGCTCTTCGCGGAATAATCTACGATAGATGGGGAAGACCATTGGTCAGGAATACTCCGAGCTACACTGTGTCCATTACCCCTGCTTACCTTCCCGAAGAGGAAGGGGAGCGCCGCCAGGTTTTAAGGAGGCTTTCTGAACTCCTTTTCTCCTCTGGGAAAAGCGCCGCACTTGCCTCTCCCGTCAGGGCTTCTCCGGACCTTGAAGCTCTGGTGAAGGAAGGGATGAAGAACCCTTATAAGCCTATTGTGGTCAAGAAAAATGTGGATAGAGAAACAGCTTTCTTTCTCCAGCAGGAGCACTTGAGCTTTCCTGGGGTTCAGGTGGAAGTGGAACCTATCAGGGAGTATATAAGCAGCACTCTCTTTTCGCACATAATCGGATACACTGGCCTTATACCGAAGGAATGGGAGGCCAGTTACAGGGAGAAGGGATACGACTTAAGCCGCGATAAGGTTGGTCTTACGGGTATTGAGTTTGTTTACGAAGATTACCTCAAGGGAGAAAAGGGACAGAAACTCGTGGAAGTGGACGCTTCAGGCCGAGAAATCCGCACCATAGGCTATGAAAGAGCGCCAATTCCTGGATACAGCCTTTACCTTACGATTGACTGGGACTTGCAGGCTATGGTCAAGGAAGCTCTGGAAGAAGGTATGAAGAAAGCCCAGTCACCGGTGGGGGTAGCTATAGTGATGGATCCCAGAAACGGCCAGATTCTGGCTATGGTGAGCCTTCCTTCCTACGATAACAACCTGTTCGCCAGGGGTATAAGCTACGAAGATTATTCCAAACTTGAAAAAGACCCAAACCATCCCTTAGTGAACCATGCCATAATAGGCCAGTATCCCACGGGTTCAACTTTCAAAATAGTCCCAGCGACCGCTGCTTTGGAGGAGGGGGTTATAACCGAAAAGAGCTATCTGAACTGCGAAGGTATCCTCTGGGTCCCCAACCAGTATTTTCCCGATGACCCCACCCTGGCCCAGCCCTTTTACTGCTGGATTCACAGGTACGGAAAAGGGCATGGTCCTATAAACGTGATAGATGCTCTTGTCCACTCCTGCGATATCTTTTTCTACAAGGTTGCCGGAGGATTTAAGGATTTTCGAGGGCTTGGTCTTGATAGACTCGTTTACTGGGCGAGGCTCTTTGGCTTCGGAGAAAAGACAGGGATTGACCTGCCAGGTGAAAGCAAAGGTCTTGTTCCTACGGCCGATTGGAAACGCCTGAATTATGGAGAAGTATGGGTTCTGGGCGATACTTACAATATGGCAATAGGCCAAGGGTTCTTCCTGGCCACTCCGCTACAAATTCTGAACGCCACCGCTGCCATCGCTAACGGTGGCACCCTCTACAGACCCAAGCTCTTATACAAAATGGTGGACCACGAGGGGAATGTGGTGGAAGAATTCAAGCCAGAAATAATCCGCACTCTCCCCGCTTCGGAAAAGACCATCGCACTGGTGAGGAGAGGGTTGAGGGAAACTGTCATCAGAGGAACTGCCTGGCGGACCAACTGGCCTGATATCCCCGTAGCCGGGAAAACAGGAACTGCTGAATTCTATGGGCCAAGAGGGCCCAAAGGCGATTTACCGACCCACGCCTGGTTTACAGGTTTTGCTCCTTATGAAAATCCCAAAATAGCATTGGTGGTGTTCCTCCAGGGTGGAGGGGGAGGCTCTGAAAATGCTGTCCCCATAGCAGCTAAGATCATCCGCTATTATTTTGATTATCTGGACTGGGAAAGGCAGCCATGA
- the minC gene encoding septum site-determining protein MinC, which produces MKAVVIKGTREGIVIVLRGGNSEKVLLELEATLSSAGSLLEGNKVVLEIKVPDMGVDELSKAMEILRNHGLFPEKIVSDEERVRKAAYALGLEVEKGREEKTELALVKRGPVRSGQKVIYEGSIVVIGDVNPGAEIVAGGDIIVLGHLKGVASAGTPNDPSRRIYALRLEPSIIKIGPYFARAPEETRESPPKPEVAFVQGDRIVVEELD; this is translated from the coding sequence ATGAAAGCTGTGGTTATAAAGGGGACCCGTGAAGGGATTGTCATAGTTCTCAGAGGCGGAAATAGTGAAAAGGTGCTTCTGGAACTGGAAGCAACCTTGAGCTCCGCGGGTTCCTTGCTGGAAGGAAACAAGGTCGTCTTAGAGATAAAAGTCCCGGATATGGGGGTGGATGAATTAAGCAAGGCTATGGAAATTTTGAGAAACCATGGCCTTTTTCCAGAAAAGATTGTAAGCGATGAGGAGAGGGTGCGAAAGGCAGCCTACGCCCTTGGGCTGGAGGTGGAAAAAGGCCGCGAGGAAAAAACTGAGCTTGCCCTGGTAAAGCGCGGCCCCGTTCGTTCCGGCCAGAAGGTTATATACGAGGGTTCTATTGTGGTTATCGGGGACGTAAACCCTGGAGCGGAGATAGTAGCGGGAGGGGATATAATCGTTTTAGGACATCTTAAAGGGGTAGCTTCTGCTGGAACTCCAAACGATCCATCCCGCAGGATTTATGCTCTGCGCCTGGAACCCTCTATTATAAAGATTGGGCCATATTTTGCTCGTGCCCCAGAAGAGACCAGGGAAAGCCCTCCTAAACCAGAGGTGGCATTTGTTCAGGGCGATAGAATAGTAGTGGAAGAGCTGGATTAG
- the nuoH gene encoding NADH-quinone oxidoreductase subunit NuoH, with product MIDLENILPYLGELIARWLKGFLPAWLVDLVMMVIVGLLIILLMVIVVMALTLMERKILGRLQDRLGPNRVGPYGLIQPIADVLKLLVKEDIIPEKADKLLHFLAPVIIVVPAFMVWAVIPFGKKLVAADLNIAVLYVIALGSVASIAILMAGWGSGNKYALLGGFRAVAQLFSYEVPMAFAVLSVVMAAGSMSLQKIVEAQSPLPFVFLQPVAFLIYFICGVAETNRSPFDLPEAESEIIAGYHIEYSGVKWAMFFLAEYINTFAISAMVVTLFLGGWRGPLLPSYLWFFIKVAIVVYVFFWLRATFPRLRIDQLLNFSWKFLVPLAMANLLVTGLVAKLEISYGVRVIAYWVGNILVGGLGLYLLGRLTPKKALA from the coding sequence ATGATAGATCTTGAAAACATCTTGCCTTACTTGGGAGAACTAATAGCCCGCTGGCTTAAAGGCTTCCTTCCGGCATGGCTTGTTGATCTGGTGATGATGGTGATAGTGGGGCTCCTCATAATTCTCCTGATGGTAATAGTGGTCATGGCTCTCACCCTCATGGAACGCAAGATCCTGGGCCGGCTTCAGGACAGGCTTGGCCCCAATAGGGTTGGCCCCTACGGCCTCATCCAGCCCATAGCTGATGTCTTAAAACTCCTAGTGAAAGAAGACATAATCCCGGAAAAAGCTGATAAACTCCTCCATTTCCTGGCCCCAGTGATAATAGTGGTCCCGGCCTTTATGGTGTGGGCTGTGATACCCTTCGGCAAGAAGCTTGTGGCCGCCGATCTCAACATTGCCGTCCTTTACGTCATAGCTCTTGGTTCCGTAGCTTCCATCGCCATCCTCATGGCCGGGTGGGGTTCGGGCAATAAATACGCCCTGCTGGGGGGATTCAGAGCAGTAGCCCAGCTTTTCAGCTATGAAGTTCCAATGGCTTTTGCCGTCTTGAGCGTGGTTATGGCTGCAGGCTCCATGTCCCTCCAAAAAATCGTGGAAGCTCAAAGCCCTCTGCCTTTTGTCTTCCTTCAACCAGTAGCGTTCCTCATCTACTTTATATGCGGCGTTGCAGAAACCAACCGGAGCCCCTTTGACCTTCCGGAAGCCGAATCGGAGATTATCGCTGGCTATCACATTGAGTATTCAGGTGTAAAATGGGCGATGTTCTTCCTGGCCGAATACATAAACACTTTTGCCATTTCTGCCATGGTGGTTACCCTTTTCCTTGGCGGATGGAGGGGACCTTTGCTCCCGTCTTACCTCTGGTTCTTCATCAAAGTGGCTATAGTGGTCTACGTATTCTTCTGGCTCCGGGCCACCTTCCCTCGCCTGAGGATAGACCAGCTCCTTAACTTCTCCTGGAAATTCCTGGTCCCCCTGGCCATGGCGAACCTTCTGGTGACGGGGCTCGTAGCGAAGCTGGAAATAAGTTACGGAGTGAGGGTAATCGCTTACTGGGTCGGAAATATCCTGGTGGGAGGATTGGGCCTTTACCTTCTCGGCCGCCTTACCCCCAAGAAAGCTTTAGCCTGA
- a CDS encoding NADH-quinone oxidoreductase subunit C, with amino-acid sequence MTEEIFQLLEEKFPEAIVEIPAETKDPTVIVRKEHIREVALFLRDEIGFNYLSFMAGVDLPERFEVVYYLYSMGREPIRNNLGPLAIKVFVEDKTNPSLPTVSDIWPSAFQQEQEIYDMFGIVFEGHPDLRRIFMWEGFPGWPLRKDFENRIFTFKELEPTRPEPPYW; translated from the coding sequence ATGACGGAAGAAATCTTCCAGCTCCTCGAAGAAAAGTTCCCCGAAGCAATAGTAGAAATCCCGGCAGAAACCAAAGACCCCACTGTAATTGTCCGGAAAGAACACATCCGGGAAGTGGCCCTTTTCCTGCGCGATGAGATTGGTTTCAATTACCTTTCCTTCATGGCTGGCGTGGACCTTCCAGAGCGCTTTGAGGTGGTCTATTACCTTTACTCCATGGGACGAGAGCCTATTCGCAATAACCTTGGCCCCTTAGCCATCAAGGTTTTCGTTGAAGATAAAACTAATCCTTCCCTGCCAACAGTAAGCGATATATGGCCATCGGCTTTCCAGCAGGAGCAGGAAATTTACGATATGTTCGGAATAGTTTTCGAAGGCCACCCGGATTTGAGGAGGATATTCATGTGGGAAGGGTTCCCGGGCTGGCCCCTGCGCAAAGATTTTGAAAACCGAATTTTCACCTTTAAAGAACTGGAACCCACAAGGCCAGAACCACCCTACTGGTAA
- a CDS encoding NADH-quinone oxidoreductase subunit A — translation MLNQYLFIGLLMLMALAVPLIGIGFAWLVRPKRPNPIKQSIYECGLETVGETWVQFRVQYYLYALIFAIFDVEIAFLLPWAVAYNKLGLVALLDVFIFLGILLVALAYAWRKGALMWR, via the coding sequence TTGTTGAACCAATATCTCTTCATAGGACTTCTAATGCTTATGGCTCTGGCTGTTCCCCTAATAGGCATAGGCTTCGCCTGGCTTGTCCGCCCCAAAAGGCCTAACCCCATAAAGCAATCTATATACGAATGCGGCCTTGAAACCGTCGGAGAAACCTGGGTCCAGTTCAGGGTCCAGTATTACCTCTATGCCCTCATCTTCGCTATCTTTGACGTGGAAATAGCTTTCCTTTTGCCCTGGGCTGTGGCTTACAATAAACTGGGCCTCGTAGCCCTTCTGGATGTCTTCATTTTCCTGGGTATCCTCTTGGTAGCACTGGCCTATGCCTGGCGCAAAGGGGCACTAATGTGGAGGTGA
- a CDS encoding LysM peptidoglycan-binding domain-containing protein, with protein MRKCIPLFLATFSLLSLSLACGQIITLPTPTPPRAPTSDFTPSPSFAFTPSPFTPPPTFTPTFTPTPIIYVVQPGDTLSGIAAKFGVSIRIIQEANAITDPKALQAGQTLIIPQGEEALPGTPTPTPTPIPLKITGINFYREPGGNLWCFGEVLNPGEVTVESVAVRVRLYGPDSSLLAESQTFVARDLIHPGEKGPFAVVFTQPPETFSHYDVTVMSAYPAHHPSALVHSLVLKEHSWEKGPGNFFSVRGVIFNAGEKTVKDINVIIVAYDISERVVALNKIVPEKEILQPGEETTFYFTFFPASNLPVTYTLYVQGLTP; from the coding sequence ATGAGAAAGTGCATTCCCTTATTTCTTGCAACTTTTAGCCTGTTGAGCCTGAGCCTTGCCTGCGGGCAAATAATAACTCTTCCAACCCCCACCCCCCCAAGAGCTCCCACGAGCGACTTTACCCCTTCACCCTCGTTTGCTTTCACCCCTTCCCCCTTTACTCCTCCGCCAACCTTCACTCCTACCTTCACCCCCACCCCCATAATATACGTAGTCCAACCTGGCGACACCCTCTCAGGTATCGCCGCAAAATTCGGGGTCAGCATCCGTATTATTCAAGAAGCCAACGCCATCACCGACCCCAAAGCCCTGCAGGCAGGCCAAACCTTGATCATACCCCAGGGGGAGGAAGCTCTGCCAGGCACTCCAACGCCCACTCCCACTCCGATCCCTCTCAAAATAACTGGAATTAACTTTTACCGGGAGCCCGGGGGAAACCTCTGGTGCTTTGGCGAAGTCCTCAACCCTGGTGAAGTAACTGTGGAAAGCGTAGCAGTAAGAGTCAGGCTCTATGGACCCGATAGCTCCCTCTTAGCTGAAAGCCAAACCTTTGTCGCCAGAGATTTAATTCATCCTGGGGAAAAAGGGCCCTTTGCCGTTGTCTTCACCCAGCCCCCCGAAACTTTTTCCCATTATGATGTTACCGTGATGAGCGCATACCCTGCTCATCACCCGTCGGCCCTGGTTCATTCCCTGGTTTTAAAAGAGCACTCGTGGGAAAAAGGCCCGGGCAATTTCTTCTCCGTAAGAGGGGTTATTTTCAATGCCGGGGAAAAAACTGTGAAAGACATAAACGTAATAATAGTGGCTTATGACATCTCCGAAAGAGTCGTGGCCCTTAACAAAATCGTGCCTGAAAAAGAAATCCTTCAGCCAGGCGAAGAAACAACCTTCTACTTTACCTTCTTTCCTGCCAGCAACCTTCCGGTCACTTATACCCTTTACGTTCAAGGATTAACCCCCTAA
- a CDS encoding NADH-quinone oxidoreductase subunit D, translating into MAVALKTQEIVLNMGPQHPSTHGVFRMVLTLEGETITDLRPVYGYLHRGIEKLSEGRSYLQAVPITDRLDYMCAMTNEFAYAVAVEKLAGIKPPERAEYIRVIMAEFTRILNHMMAIGFLFNDLGAYFTPVLYAFRAREHILDLFEWASGSRMMPNYIRPGGVAGDLPEGFIPQAKKLVDHLWKFADELDTFLSGNEIFLQRARGVGVLPPEVAIAYGVTGPVLRASGVKYDVRRAEPYSIYDRFDFEIPTLPNGDVYDRYMLRLLEWKQSLRILEQALDQIPDGPVSEKVPRRLRPPKGEVYGRIEAPKGELGFYLVSDGSDKPYRFKIRPTSFVNLGVLREITVGHKVADVVIILGSIDITMGEVDR; encoded by the coding sequence ATGGCCGTGGCCCTCAAAACCCAGGAAATCGTCCTTAACATGGGACCCCAGCACCCCAGCACTCACGGGGTGTTCCGTATGGTCCTAACCCTGGAAGGAGAAACTATAACGGATTTGAGACCTGTTTATGGCTACCTCCACCGGGGAATTGAAAAATTGAGCGAAGGTCGTTCTTACCTCCAGGCCGTCCCCATAACCGACCGCCTGGATTACATGTGCGCTATGACTAACGAATTTGCGTATGCTGTGGCAGTAGAGAAGCTGGCTGGAATCAAACCCCCCGAAAGGGCCGAATACATAAGAGTCATAATGGCCGAGTTCACTCGTATCCTGAACCACATGATGGCCATAGGCTTTCTCTTCAACGATCTCGGCGCCTATTTTACCCCCGTGCTTTACGCCTTCAGAGCCAGGGAACATATCCTGGACCTCTTTGAATGGGCTTCAGGCTCGCGGATGATGCCCAACTACATTCGCCCCGGAGGAGTGGCGGGCGATCTACCCGAAGGCTTCATACCTCAGGCTAAAAAACTGGTGGACCACCTGTGGAAGTTCGCCGATGAGCTGGACACTTTCCTGTCCGGAAATGAAATCTTCCTGCAGCGGGCAAGAGGGGTCGGGGTGCTTCCCCCAGAAGTCGCTATAGCTTACGGGGTCACTGGCCCTGTCCTGAGAGCTTCGGGCGTTAAATATGATGTTCGCCGGGCTGAACCCTATTCCATATACGATCGCTTTGACTTTGAAATTCCCACCCTGCCCAACGGCGATGTCTATGACCGATACATGCTGAGGCTTTTGGAGTGGAAGCAGAGTCTCCGCATCCTGGAACAGGCCCTCGACCAGATTCCAGATGGGCCCGTTTCGGAGAAAGTCCCCAGAAGGCTTCGCCCACCCAAAGGGGAAGTTTACGGTCGGATAGAAGCCCCTAAAGGCGAGCTCGGCTTTTACCTGGTGAGCGATGGTTCCGATAAGCCTTACCGTTTCAAAATCCGCCCCACTTCCTTTGTAAACCTGGGAGTCCTGAGAGAAATAACAGTAGGCCACAAGGTGGCCGATGTGGTCATTATCCTGGGAAGCATTGACATAACCATGGGAGAGGTGGACCGATGA
- a CDS encoding NADH-quinone oxidoreductase subunit I: MFGSGLLKGLFTTLKHGIMTYFKGYKHPFFKRYFTEGPVPRLEPEGVGLFTLQYPEERYSMFPRFRGALVHLRDPETGQPKCTACGACVLACPHGVIEVVAEGKGKERKLVDYLYDLGRCIFCRLCVEACPFGAIEMSHEYELATYENRMVLRLEDLLKIGDRSGITEQGWAWK; encoded by the coding sequence ATGTTCGGATCGGGACTTCTCAAGGGGCTTTTTACGACCCTTAAGCACGGAATTATGACCTATTTCAAAGGATACAAGCACCCCTTCTTCAAGCGCTATTTTACCGAAGGACCTGTCCCCAGGCTGGAACCGGAAGGGGTTGGGCTTTTCACCCTCCAGTACCCCGAAGAAAGGTATTCCATGTTCCCCCGTTTCAGAGGAGCCCTTGTGCACTTGAGGGATCCTGAAACCGGACAACCCAAGTGTACAGCGTGCGGAGCATGCGTCCTGGCCTGTCCTCACGGGGTGATTGAGGTTGTAGCGGAGGGGAAAGGCAAGGAGAGGAAGCTTGTGGATTATCTCTACGACCTGGGAAGATGTATCTTCTGCCGGCTTTGTGTGGAAGCCTGTCCCTTCGGAGCCATTGAAATGAGCCACGAGTATGAACTGGCTACTTACGAGAACAGGATGGTGCTCCGCCTTGAGGATTTGCTCAAAATCGGTGACCGAAGCGGGATAACCGAACAGGGATGGGCCTGGAAATAA
- a CDS encoding NADH-quinone oxidoreductase subunit B: MAEEILVPPELRRNILITTVDKLYNWARRSSLWPLTFGLACCAIEMIAASASRYDIARFGAEVFRASPRQADLMIVAGTVTHKMAPQVLRLYHQMPEPKYVIAMGSCAISGGIFNSYAVLQGVDEIIPVDVYVPGCPPRPEALLDALIKLQKKIDRQSILTVPWYRREKA, translated from the coding sequence ATGGCTGAAGAGATTCTCGTCCCCCCCGAACTCCGACGCAATATCCTTATTACCACTGTGGATAAACTCTATAACTGGGCCAGACGCTCTTCTCTGTGGCCCCTTACTTTCGGTTTAGCCTGCTGCGCTATAGAGATGATAGCGGCTTCCGCTTCGCGCTACGATATAGCTCGCTTCGGAGCTGAGGTTTTCCGGGCAAGCCCCCGTCAGGCTGACCTCATGATTGTGGCCGGAACTGTTACCCATAAAATGGCCCCCCAGGTCCTGAGGCTCTACCACCAGATGCCCGAACCAAAATACGTGATAGCGATGGGAAGCTGCGCTATTTCAGGAGGAATCTTTAACTCCTACGCTGTCCTCCAAGGAGTGGATGAGATAATCCCTGTCGATGTCTATGTGCCGGGTTGCCCCCCAAGGCCCGAAGCCCTGCTGGACGCCCTTATCAAACTCCAGAAGAAAATTGACCGCCAGTCCATCCTTACGGTCCCCTGGTACAGGAGGGAAAAAGCATGA
- the nuoK gene encoding NADH-quinone oxidoreductase subunit NuoK, with translation MPLSWYLLVAAALFCIGLYGVLARRNAIGILMGVELMLNAVNLNLVAFWRYINPSDLSGLVFAIFVIAVAAAEAAVGLAIIISIYRNRDTVNVEEVDLMRG, from the coding sequence ATTCCTCTTAGCTGGTATCTTTTAGTGGCAGCAGCTCTTTTCTGTATCGGCCTTTACGGGGTGCTGGCCCGCCGTAACGCTATAGGAATCCTGATGGGCGTGGAACTCATGCTTAATGCCGTCAACCTCAACCTTGTAGCTTTCTGGCGCTACATTAATCCCTCCGACCTTTCAGGCCTTGTGTTTGCCATTTTCGTTATAGCGGTGGCCGCTGCCGAAGCGGCGGTAGGCTTAGCCATAATTATTTCCATTTACCGCAACCGCGATACCGTGAACGTGGAAGAAGTGGACCTTATGCGGGGGTAA
- a CDS encoding NADH-quinone oxidoreductase subunit J yields MGMQIAFFLFSLIAIVGALLVVTTRRLFHSALALVLSFVGVAGLYILLEAEFLAAIQILIYVGAIALLILFAIMLTRHLMDPKARAFNDQWWIAALAAGFLFLILLAMIVRVPWPVRAVAVPQNLIENLGASFVGEYLVPFEVVSILLMAALIGAIIIARER; encoded by the coding sequence ATGGGAATGCAGATCGCTTTTTTCCTCTTTAGCCTGATCGCCATAGTCGGAGCTTTACTGGTGGTTACCACCAGGAGGCTTTTCCACAGCGCTCTGGCCCTCGTCCTCTCCTTCGTAGGGGTAGCTGGCCTCTACATCCTTCTGGAAGCTGAATTTCTGGCGGCCATTCAGATTCTCATCTACGTAGGAGCCATCGCTCTCCTCATCCTGTTTGCGATAATGTTAACAAGGCATCTCATGGATCCAAAGGCAAGGGCCTTTAACGACCAGTGGTGGATTGCGGCGCTGGCCGCTGGCTTTCTTTTCCTGATCCTTCTGGCCATGATAGTGCGCGTCCCCTGGCCGGTCAGAGCGGTGGCTGTGCCTCAGAACTTGATAGAGAACCTCGGAGCCTCCTTTGTTGGGGAATACCTTGTCCCCTTTGAGGTGGTTTCAATACTGCTAATGGCGGCCCTTATCGGAGCCATAATTATTGCCCGGGAGAGGTGA
- the mreD gene encoding rod shape-determining protein MreD produces the protein MAKLQSLRRKAINFYLDLALMLTMVLLQEALISGFRLGPARVDLVFILVFFWSITRGGNAGLAWAFGTGLLLDLISGGPVGPFTISLPVIAFMVALISEHVSYANPFSSFAVAALLFIFYDLFQLAVLRFLGINLLRIENFSLITLPSALLNAFVAVPMCLILARIYQGGKK, from the coding sequence GTGGCAAAGCTTCAATCCCTGAGGAGGAAGGCCATTAATTTTTACCTGGATTTAGCCCTCATGTTAACGATGGTTTTATTGCAGGAGGCCTTGATTTCCGGTTTCAGGCTTGGCCCTGCGAGGGTAGATCTGGTCTTCATCCTGGTCTTTTTCTGGTCTATCACCAGAGGCGGGAACGCAGGGCTGGCCTGGGCCTTTGGAACAGGTTTACTTCTGGATCTCATTTCCGGCGGGCCGGTGGGACCTTTCACCATTTCGCTGCCAGTTATAGCTTTTATGGTGGCCCTTATATCTGAACATGTATCCTACGCCAATCCTTTTTCCTCTTTTGCGGTGGCTGCTTTGCTCTTCATTTTTTATGACCTCTTTCAGCTGGCAGTCCTGCGCTTTCTTGGGATTAACCTTCTCAGAATTGAAAACTTTTCCCTTATAACACTGCCATCGGCTCTCCTGAATGCGTTTGTAGCGGTTCCAATGTGTCTAATCCTGGCCAGGATTTACCAGGGAGGTAAGAAGTGA